The genomic stretch ttCAGTGAGACCCATGATGCAGACGTAGAGGTTAAGCTTGATGCTCAAGTTATCCCCAAGAGAGCGAGTTTTAAGTATCTCGGGTCTATTATCTAGGGTAACAGAGAGATTGACGAAGATGTCACACATTGCATCGGAgcgggtggatgaagtggaggctcgctTCCGGTGTTCTATGTGACAGGAATATGCCGTTAAGGCTTAAGGGTAAGTTTTATCGAGTGGTGGTTCGACCCGCTAtgctgtatggggctgagtgttggccagtcaagaactcccacatgcagaagatgagagtagcagagatgaggatattgagatggatgtgtgggtgtACCAAGCGAGATAGGATTAAGAATGAAACTATCCGGGACCGAGTTGGAGTAGCCTctgtggaggacaagatgcgagaGTCGCAGCTGAGATGGTTTGGACATGTTAGGAGAAGAAGTATTGATGCCCCTGTCAGGAGGTGGGAGATATTGGCCATGGAGAGTTTGAGAAGGggtcgaggtaggcctaagaagtactggggagaagtgattaggcaggacatgacactgcttcagctcactgaggacatgacacttgataggagggtgtggaggtcgaggattaaggtagaaAGTTAGTAGGTAGTTTATAGTGTTCACCGATAGGCTTAGTAGCATGCATGTCccttcatattcttagatttttattaCGTTATGTGGTTTTGGTCGCCTCGGGTATTGTATTCCCTGTTGCTATTATTTGATACTATTTATCCTTTATCtgtcccttttttttctcttccatctttcttctttccttgcttccctcttcttcttcttgcccttcctaagccgagggtctattggaaacaacctctctacctgcattaggtaggggtaaggtctgcgtacagactaccctccccaCCCCAGACCCCACATAttgggatcaaactgggtttgttgttgttgttgtagaagGTTTGGGGGGGTGGGGGCAATTATAAACAGTGAAGATCTGCAATCAGAGTGTTCATGCACTGCCTTATCCACATGTCCTATTGACACTCGACCCTTTACAAACCTAGAACAGTAAAAAATCTTGTAAAACAAGTCCTCTTAAATGTTCTGGCTGTAGCATTTAGAAGGAACCCATGTTAATTAGCTTGCTCAAAGAATGTTAAAGTAAGGCATGAGAAGGACGCCAAAAAAAAATGATGCTTATGTTAAGGTATTTCTTCTTCTAGTTATTCTTTGCAGTTCTGCTGCATTTTATATAAGTCAGTTTCCTCACCCCTACTCTCAGTCTATTTGTTTCTTCTTGCTTCGCTTCCCCTTTCGACTACATAGTACCGAAAGAAAATAGATGTAGTACCAATCTATGTAATTGGATTGTCCATGGTCCTGAGTTTCATGGACCTTGGTGCAGATAGCCCAGTCCTTTCAAAGTATCCAAGCTTATGGTTGCTGCATTGTAATATCAAACCCACACATAGAGAAGACACTTTTTGCCACCTATGATGTTGCGTTTCATCTTCTTCGGTCAATTTATCGGCAATGCTGAAAATGTTATTGATTTTGTAGCGTTTGGATAGTTATTTTATCTTCTGAATCAGTTGCTAACACAAAAGAATCTGTCTTTTGGAAAATTTGCAGATGTGGTTGTAGCACCTCCTTTTCTGTACATTGATCAAGTAAAGAGTTCACTAACTGATAGGATCGAGATTTCTGCTCAGAATTGTTGGACTGGCAAAGGTGGAGCTTTCACTGGTGAAATCAGGTTAAGCTCCATTATAAGTTTAAGTCTAAATCAGTAAATGCATCAGCATTGCTTTGCTCTTCAGTGTATAATGGTTTCTGTTAAGTCTTAAATTGGTCTCGAATATTAACTTGTAGCATTTCCAAATTTCTGAAAAGCCAAACCAAGATTTCTTAGGGAAATAATTTCGCCTTGAGAGATTCTCTCAACCGGGCTTTTAATTAACAAAAAGGTAGCCCAATGACAATTTCCCCAGTAGAGGAGTGACGAGATGGCTAATGAATCCACAAGTTTATTTTCGTTAACCTGATACCCAGCTTAGTTCTAATTGGTTTGGTTCCTTCCAAGGTGCATCTAACATCTATTTCTTCTATGTTTGAATAAGCAAGTCTTTACTAGATTTTGACCAGCATTTGAGCCTGGATTACTCGGCAGTTCTGACGGAAGTCTCTCTATGTATTCTCCCTATGGTTATGTTTGTCTTGAGACTTGACTGTAGGATTTTGGAGTTCTTACTGTGTCGGATTTCTGGTCGATATAACTTTATTGTATTCCATGCAGTGTGTTGTATAGTCATCAAACTATGACCTTTGAACTTAAGTTATATACCGTTGAACTTAACTTGTTCCCCCCTCCCCTCAAACCCCACCCAGAAAACAAGATGTGTTTCCTTAGGTAATGGCTGGCAGGGGCATTCTTCATTATTCATATttatgacttcaaaatatgtaaCAGATCAAGCTTGGGGCCAATTGTTATCCTTTTAATTTAACTCCTTTTTCACtttataatatattttctttaaaaTCTGTAGTGTGGAACAGTTGAAAGATCTTGGCTGCAAGTGGGTCATTCTTGGGCATTCTGAGCGGAGACATATAATTGGAGAAAATGATGAAGTAAGGCTTTTCACAAGAACTATTGATTTATGAAACTTATGAAGAGCTAAGTTATTTGATCACAAGTGGAGCAAACTAAAGCATTTGCCAGGTCTTGATGATACTTCGCTGTGCATTGAGCTGTTCACTAAGGTCTTGACTGGGCCATTCTGTCGTGCAGTTTATCGGGAAGAAGGCTGCTTATGCTTTGAGCCAGAATGTTGGAGTTATAGCCTGTATTGGAGAGTTACTAGAGGAAAGAGAAGCAGGAAAAACTTTTGATGTATGTTTCCAGCAATTGAAGGCCTTTGCAGGTCAGGCTTTGCTAATTATGTtctataaaaacaaaaaattatcaTGTGGGGGCGAATTTATATTCCTTGACTTGTTTTAATAAATTTGTCCCTTATGCTAAAAGCATTACATGTGAAAGCTTTATCTTTCTTAAATTTGTTTGATTGAAATTTTCGGTGACATACAGATGCTTTGCCAAGTTGGGATAATGTTGTCATTGCATATGAGCCAGTATGGGCTATTGGAACTGGCAAAGTGGCGACACCTGAGCAGGCTCAGGAGGTGCATGCAGCTGTTCGTGATTGGCTCAGTAAGAATGTCTCAGCAGAAGTTGCTTCTGAAACACGCATAATATACGGAGGTATTCCTTGAATTTGAGTGTTGAATTCACATATAAATAACTTCTCTTCTTCCATGTTTCATTCATGAGAATATATGATTTGTTAAAATTTAAGATTGCATGTGTTGTGGTTTAGTATCATGTCAACTAGGTATTGAAAATTTCCCTCTTCCACTTGAATTATGTGGAGCCTTAGGGTGTCAGCATTTGCAGTTGTAAACTGTTCTTTTTGTTGGATTTTTATCATTTGTCcctttaggatttttttttttttttggagtcaGCAAAGAACTTTGATGTATTGTTAAACTTGAGAAATTGTCTTCATGAACTTGTCTCTCTCTTGAAAAGGGCTATCTTTTGTGTTTCAAAATTCGATTTGTGCCTTCTTAGAGGATGACATGCCTAGATTTTTTGTGACACTGACATGTAATTGGTGTGGTTCCTAAAACTGTAACTTTTTGACAGGCTCTGCGAATGGAAGCAACTGTTCTGACCTTGCAAAGAAAGAAGATATAGATGGCTTTCTAGTAGGGGGTGCTTCCTTAAAGGTAAATCTTGTATTTGCTAAGTACATGCATCTGGCTGGTAatttttcttcatttccttgtCAACTGTAGCATATGGCCGATTAAGGGGAATCAGTGGAAATGATTGAAACTTGCATGAGCTATATCCTGGACGAAAATTACTAGACTTAGTGGATGAATAAGCTATTGAATTTTAGCTGAACAAGATTCTACGGCATTCCTAGAGAAAGAAAATCATATCTAGAAAATGTTGTTCCCAGTGACTATACGTTAAC from Nicotiana sylvestris chromosome 12, ASM39365v2, whole genome shotgun sequence encodes the following:
- the LOC104219874 gene encoding triosephosphate isomerase, chloroplastic-like, which codes for MAVASTSSLASQLSGPKSSYSCPHFSGLRPSSLNSISFSTTQSFSQNVDSHLRLSSSQKGCRAVVTMAGSGKFFVGGNWKCNGTKDSISKLISDLNSAKLESDVDVVVAPPFLYIDQVKSSLTDRIEISAQNCWTGKGGAFTGEISVEQLKDLGCKWVILGHSERRHIIGENDEFIGKKAAYALSQNVGVIACIGELLEEREAGKTFDVCFQQLKAFADALPSWDNVVIAYEPVWAIGTGKVATPEQAQEVHAAVRDWLSKNVSAEVASETRIIYGGSANGSNCSDLAKKEDIDGFLVGGASLKGPEFASIVNSVTSKKVAA